One stretch of Streptomyces hygroscopicus DNA includes these proteins:
- a CDS encoding vegetative cell wall protein — MASPTVTLVAASPNPAVSGQSVTLTATVTPHPPATGTPTGSVTFVIGGTGGGTFTQPLTGGTATFITSGPGAGSHTVTATYNGDTNFATSTSAPLTQVVNPANSRTTISSNPNPSEAGTLVDFVAFVEAIPPGDGTPTGTVTFTLTNGVGTITINTTVDTNGFAFVEVPLSAGNWDVDAFYAGDANFGASGVSEYTQVVTEPESGTVTTTVS, encoded by the coding sequence ATGGCTTCACCCACTGTCACCCTGGTCGCGGCGTCACCCAATCCCGCGGTCTCCGGGCAGTCGGTCACGCTCACCGCCACGGTCACGCCGCACCCGCCCGCGACCGGCACCCCGACCGGTTCGGTCACCTTCGTGATCGGCGGTACGGGCGGGGGCACGTTCACCCAGCCGCTGACGGGCGGCACGGCGACGTTCATCACCAGCGGCCCGGGCGCGGGGTCGCACACCGTGACCGCCACCTACAACGGTGACACCAACTTCGCCACGTCGACGTCGGCGCCGCTCACGCAGGTGGTGAACCCCGCGAACTCCAGGACCACGATCAGCTCCAACCCCAACCCGTCCGAGGCGGGCACACTCGTCGACTTCGTCGCCTTCGTGGAAGCCATCCCGCCCGGCGACGGCACCCCGACGGGCACGGTCACCTTCACCCTCACCAACGGTGTGGGCACGATCACCATCAACACCACCGTGGACACCAATGGATTCGCCTTCGTCGAAGTGCCGCTGTCGGCAGGCAACTGGGACGTCGACGCCTTCTACGCGGGGGACGCCAATTTCGGCGCCTCCGGCGTCTCCGAGTACACCCAGGTCGTCACCGAGCCGGAGAGCGGCACGGTGACCACCACTGTGAGCTGA
- a CDS encoding membrane protein: protein MGVDFGYRGQGLGLPESGPGAIAPLGRRFGALFIDWALCLLVSYALLSGRDAQAAGNWALLVFLVLSLVTVGTVGATPGKLLLKLRVIGEGGVRLSLPKAVLRSVLVVLVIPAVVWDRDTRGLHDRLSRAVQIRV from the coding sequence ATGGGCGTCGACTTCGGCTACCGGGGCCAGGGGCTCGGGCTCCCCGAGAGCGGACCGGGCGCCATAGCGCCGCTGGGACGCCGTTTCGGGGCGCTCTTCATCGACTGGGCCCTGTGCCTGCTCGTCTCCTACGCCCTGCTGTCCGGCCGCGACGCCCAGGCCGCCGGGAACTGGGCGCTGCTGGTCTTCCTGGTGCTGAGCCTGGTCACCGTGGGCACCGTCGGCGCCACCCCCGGCAAGCTGCTGCTGAAGCTGCGGGTCATCGGCGAGGGCGGGGTGCGGCTGAGCCTGCCGAAGGCCGTGCTGCGCAGTGTGCTGGTGGTACTGGTCATCCCGGCGGTGGTCTGGGACCGCGACACCCGCGGGCTGCACGACCGGCTCTCCCGCGCCGTGCAGATCAGGGTCTGA
- a CDS encoding membrane protein, with the protein MARKETSENPGRLKQIALTYKMTKRVDPKVTLVVAGVGIVTFGVLLAIGFLIGHPIFAGILGFVLAFLAMAIIFGRRAERAAFGQMEGQPGAAAAVLENVGRGWSVTPAVAMNRNQDVIHRAVGKAGVVLVAEGNPNRLKGMLAAEKKKMARIVAEVPVHDVIVGSGEGQVEIKKLRTTLLKLPRVLPGAQVTVVNDRLRALGDLMSNMPIPKGPMPKGMRMPKGR; encoded by the coding sequence ATGGCGAGGAAGGAAACATCCGAGAACCCCGGGCGGCTGAAGCAGATCGCCCTGACCTACAAGATGACCAAGCGGGTCGACCCGAAGGTCACTCTTGTCGTCGCCGGCGTGGGGATTGTCACCTTCGGTGTCCTTCTCGCGATCGGCTTCCTGATCGGTCACCCGATCTTCGCTGGCATCCTGGGCTTCGTCCTGGCGTTCCTCGCGATGGCGATCATTTTCGGCCGCCGTGCCGAGCGGGCCGCCTTCGGACAGATGGAGGGCCAGCCGGGCGCGGCGGCGGCGGTGCTGGAGAACGTGGGCCGCGGCTGGTCGGTGACCCCCGCGGTGGCCATGAACCGGAACCAGGACGTCATCCACCGCGCGGTGGGCAAGGCGGGCGTCGTGCTGGTCGCCGAGGGCAACCCGAACCGGCTCAAGGGCATGCTGGCCGCCGAGAAGAAGAAGATGGCGCGCATCGTCGCGGAGGTCCCGGTCCACGATGTGATCGTGGGCTCCGGCGAGGGCCAGGTCGAGATCAAGAAACTCCGCACCACGCTGCTGAAGCTTCCGCGGGTGCTGCCGGGCGCACAGGTCACGGTGGTCAACGACCGGCTGCGCGCGCTGGGCGATCTGATGAGCAACATGCCGATTCCGAAGGGTCCGATGCCCAAGGGGATGCGGATGCCGAAGGGGCGCTGA
- a CDS encoding glutamine synthetase: MFQNADDARKYISDEDVKFVDVRFCDLPGVMQHFTVPAEAFDPNEELAFDGSSIRGFQAIHESDMALRADLSTARVDPFRRDKTLNINFFIHDPITGEQYSRDPRNIAKKAEAYLASTGIADTAYFGPEAEFYVFDSVRFDTKANESFYHIDSEAGAWNTGALQDNRGYKVRYKGGYFPTPPVDHFADLRAEISLELDKAGLQVERQHHEVGTAGQAEINYKFNTLLAAADDLMLFKYIVKNVAWKNGKTATFMPKPIFGDNGSGMHVHQSLWQGGSPLFYDEQGYAGLSDTARYYIGGILRHAPSLLAFTNPTVNSYHRLVPGFEAPVNLVYSQRNRSAAMRIPITGSNPKAKRVEFRAPDSSGNPYLAFSALLLAGLDGIKNKIEPAEPIDKDLYELAPEEHAGVPQVPTSLPAVLDSLEADHEFLLQGGVFTSDLIETWIDYKRTNEIAPLQLRPHPHEFELYFDV; encoded by the coding sequence ATGTTCCAGAACGCCGACGACGCTCGGAAGTACATCTCGGACGAGGACGTCAAGTTCGTCGACGTCCGCTTCTGCGACCTTCCCGGCGTCATGCAGCACTTCACCGTACCGGCGGAGGCGTTCGACCCGAACGAGGAGCTGGCCTTCGACGGCTCGTCGATCCGCGGCTTCCAGGCCATCCACGAGTCGGACATGGCCCTGCGCGCGGACCTCTCCACGGCCCGGGTCGACCCGTTCCGCCGGGACAAGACGCTCAACATCAACTTCTTCATCCACGACCCGATCACGGGTGAGCAGTACAGCCGTGACCCGCGGAACATCGCCAAGAAGGCCGAGGCGTACCTCGCCTCCACCGGTATCGCGGACACCGCGTACTTCGGCCCGGAGGCGGAGTTCTACGTCTTCGACAGCGTGCGCTTCGACACCAAGGCGAACGAGTCCTTCTACCACATCGACTCCGAGGCGGGCGCCTGGAACACCGGCGCGCTTCAGGACAACCGTGGCTACAAGGTCCGCTACAAGGGCGGCTACTTCCCGACCCCGCCGGTCGACCACTTCGCCGACCTGCGCGCCGAGATCAGCCTCGAGCTGGACAAGGCCGGTCTCCAGGTCGAGCGCCAGCACCACGAGGTGGGCACCGCCGGCCAGGCCGAGATCAACTACAAGTTCAACACGCTGCTGGCCGCGGCCGACGACCTGATGCTGTTCAAGTACATCGTCAAGAACGTGGCGTGGAAGAACGGCAAGACCGCGACCTTCATGCCGAAGCCGATCTTCGGTGACAACGGCTCGGGCATGCACGTCCACCAGTCGCTGTGGCAGGGCGGCTCCCCGCTCTTCTACGACGAGCAGGGCTACGCGGGCCTGTCGGACACCGCCCGCTATTACATCGGCGGCATCCTCCGGCACGCCCCGTCGCTGCTGGCCTTCACCAACCCGACGGTGAACTCCTACCACCGCCTGGTGCCGGGCTTCGAGGCGCCGGTCAACCTGGTGTACTCGCAGCGTAACCGCTCCGCCGCGATGCGTATCCCGATCACCGGCTCCAACCCGAAGGCCAAGCGCGTCGAGTTCCGCGCCCCGGACTCCTCCGGCAACCCGTACCTGGCCTTCTCCGCCCTGCTCCTCGCGGGTCTGGACGGCATCAAGAACAAGATCGAGCCGGCCGAGCCGATCGACAAGGACCTCTACGAGCTCGCCCCCGAGGAGCACGCGGGCGTCCCGCAGGTCCCGACCTCCCTCCCGGCCGTCCTCGACTCCCTCGAGGCCGACCACGAGTTCCTCCTCCAGGGCGGGGTCTTCACCTCCGACCTGATCGAGACCTGGATCGACTACAAGCGCACCAACGAGATCGCCCCGCTGCAGCTGCGCCCGCACCCGCACGAGTTCGAGCTCTACTTCGACGTGTGA